The nucleotide window ATGAAATTTTCGTTTGATAAAAAAGAAATTGTGGATGTTCTTTCAAAAATTCAAGGATTAACAGGAAGAAAGACCAATTTAACCATAACATCTGATATTCTTATAAAAGCAATGGAATCCGGGATAACTATAACAGCCAATGATTTGGAAACAGTTTTTCTTGGAACTTATAAGGCTGAAGTTGAAAAAGAGGGTATTTTATCAATTAATTCAAAAAAGTTTTTTGAAATCATCAAAGAATATCCTGAAAATAAAATTTTTGTGAATGAAATTGAAAACAGGTGGGTTGAGATTGGAGAAGGAGACAGTATTTATCATATTGTATCTTCAGATTATAAAAATTTTCCTGAAACCCCGGTTATAGAAAATATAGAATTTATTGAAATAGATTCTAAAAATTTAAAAAAGATGGTTGATGTATCAGGTATTGTGAATTATTCAGGTGATGAAAAACGAATTTATGTTATGGGATCATTGATTGAAAAAATATCCACAGATAGTGACGAAAAATTAAGAATTGTATCAACGGATTCAAAACGACTTCATTGCTGTGATACAACTTTTAAAGGAAATCTCCATCTGCCGGACGAAAGTGTTATTGTTCCTAAAAAAGGCTTGTCAGAGTTAAATAAATTTATAGATACCGGTAAAGATGACATAAAGGTGGGAATTAAAGATAATTATTTTATTTTTCAAAATAAAAATGAATCCATAATGATTAAACTTCTTGAAGGAGAGTTTCCCGAGTATAAACCGGTTCTAAATTATGAAGACATGATTCCCATTGAAATGGACAGAAGAATGTTTTCAACACTTATGAAGCGGGTTTCTATTTTAACATCTGATGATTATAAAAGTGTGATCTTAAATTTTAAAAACAATGAACTGGTCGTTACTATCACCAATCCTGAAATAGGTGAATCAAAAGAAAGAATGATGGTTTCATATTCCAATGAAGAGATTAAAAGTGCGTTTAATCCGAAATATTTTATTGATGCTTTAAGTATTTTTGAAGACAGTATTATTGTTGTAAATATTAAGGACAATAAAAGCCCCTGTATAATCAAAAGTATTGATGATGATAAACTTATTTGTGTAATAATGGCAATGCATATATCATAACTAAAGGTCACATGTGGATAAAAATAAAGTAACAAAAGAGTATAGTGCCGGCAGTATAAAAGTACTGGAAGGTCTTGAAGCCGTTCGTAAAAGACCTTCCATGTATATTGGAAATGTTGATATTGAAGGGCTTCACCACCTGGTTTATGAAGTGGTGGACAACAGTATTGATGAAGCCATGGCAGGACACTGCGATACGATTTTTGTGACCATTCATCCGGATAATTGTGTGAGTGTGGAAGATAACGGTCGCGGAATTCCCGTTGCAATACATGAAACAGAAAATATACCTGCCTGTGAAGTGGTCATGACCAAGCTTCATGCCGGAGGTAAATTTGATAAAGATTCCTATAAAGTATCAGGAGGGTTGCACGGAGTTGGAATTTCCGTTGTTAATGCACTTTCCTTGAATCTTGACATGGAAGTCTATAAAGATGGAAAAATTTATCATCAGTCCTACTCCAAAGGTGATAAGAAGACCGAACTTGTCATTAAAGGAGATACGGTTAAAAGGGGAACAAAAATTACATTCATTCCTGATTTTGAAATCATGAACGAGAATGAATTTATTTACGAAATCATTTCCCGAAGAATGAGAGAACTTGCCTTTTTAAATAAAGGAATCAGAATCATTATTGAAGATGAACGGTCTGCTGAAAAAGATGATTTTCACTATGAAGGTGGAATTGTCTCTTTTGTTGAGTATTTGAACCGGTCCTGTACTGCTTTGCATGATCCCATCCATATCGAAGGTGATAAAAAGGATGTACAGATTGAAGTGTCCATTCAATACAATGATACCTTTAAGGAAAAACTCTATTCTTATGCCAATAATATCAGGACCATTGAAGGTGGTGCCCATGTGTCCGGTTTTAAGGCAGCGTTAACCCGTACTGTAAACTCTTATATCTCTTCTGGATCAAATAATCTGCCCAAAAATATGCAAAATATTAAAATCGGCGGCGATGATATGAGAGAAGGTCTTGCTGTTATTATTTCCGTGAAACTTATGGAACCCCAGTTTGAAGGTCAGACTAAAACAAAGCTGGGAAATAATGAAATTAAAGGAATTGTTGAATCTCTTCTCAATGAAAAACTGGGTCAGTATCTTGAGGAAAATCCAAATGTTGCAAAAAAAATTATTGCCAAGGCGGTTGATGCCGCAAGGGCAAGGGATGCCGCCAAAAGAGCAAGAGAACTTGCCAGAAAAAAAGGAACCCTTCTGGATTCGTCTTTGCCGGGTAAACTGGCTGAATGCCAGTTTGCAGATCCTGCTGAAAGAGAATTGTTTCTTGTGGAGGGAGATTCTGCAGGCGGCAGTGCCAAACAGGGAAGAGACAGACGGTTCCAGGCGATTCTTCCTCTTAAGGGAAAAATACTTAATGTTGAAAAGGCCAGGTTTGATAAAATCCTGAGAAGTGATGAAATCAAGAACATTATTACGGTTTTAGGCACTGGTGTCGGCAGGGAAGAGTATGACATTGAAAAAGTCAGATATCATAAAGTTGTTATAATGACGGATGCGGATGTTGACGGATCTCATATCAGAACTCTGCTGTTGACCTTTTTTTACAGGCAGATGCCGGATCTGATTTCAAAAGGGTATCTATATATTGCCCAGCCGCCGCTTTTCAGAGTGGGATCAAGGAAAAGCGGGGTATATCTTAAAAATGAAGAAGAGTATTCCAATTACCTGGTGAAAAGAATTGCCGGGCAAAAAGATATGTTTATATATGGCAACAAGGAACCTCTTTTAGAAGAAGACTTTTATTTTTTTCTGGTCAATTTATCTGACTATTATAATGCAGTCGTTTTATTAAAGAAAAGAGATATGGATACAGATCTCTTGCTTACTCTGATTAAAAATGGTGTGAAAGATAAATTTTTTCTTGAGGAAAAGCAAAATTTTATTTCTCTTTCAGAAGATCTTACGAAACACGGATATATCTCAGGTGAAATAGAGTATGATCCGGAAAGAAATATCTTTGAAATGGATATATATGAAAAAGAAGAAAAACAGCCTGTTTTAAGGGTTGGCAGAGAAATTCTGGCTACCAATGATTATAAAAGGATGCTGAAAGGATATGAAAAAATCAAACAGTTTGATAAACCTCCTTTTTCCATATCTGCTAAACAGTCAGATGCTGAAGTAAAAAAAGAGTACCCGTTTGATGATATATACAGTCTATTTGAGTTTATAATGTCAGAAGCAAAAAAAGGGATTAATATTCAGCGATATAAAGGTCTGGGCGAAATGAATCCGGACCAACTCTGGGAAACCACTATGAATCCTGAAAAAAGGATAATGCTCAAGGTGAATATTGAAGATGCTGAAAAAGCAGATGAGATCTTTACTCTCCTTATGGGTGAGGAAGTGGAACCTCGAAGAAATTTTATTCAAAAACATGCCCTTGAGGTCTCGTCACTAGATTATTGATACTTTTTAAATATTAGTAAGAAAAAAAAGGAGTTAATTATTTAACTCCTTTTTTTGTTTTTCAGTTCTAAGTCTGTCAAAAGGTTTAATTGACATCATTTTGAATTTAAATTATTATATAAATACACTTCAATAATAAATTTTTCACCATTTTTTATTAAAAATAAAGGAGGCCATCATGCCCAAGTCTATTCAAAAACGAATTGATGAGCAGATCAAAAAATGGGAAATGGAAAAAAAAGAAGCTAAACCCATTCAGGAATTCATCAATGTTATCACCATCTCCAGGGAATGCGGCAGCCAAGGATGTGAGGTTGCGGAAAGACTTTGCTCTGAAACAGGGCTTGATCTGTTTGACAAAAAGATTCTTGAAGCCATGGTTGATATATCAAAGACCAACCGGGGCCTTTTGGAAACCTTGGATGAGCGGTCAATGAACATCGTGGATGATATTATATCAAATTTTGTAAATGAACACCATTTATGGGCAGACGAATATTCAAAACTCTTGTTGAAGATATTAACTACCATTGGCAAGCATGGAAATGCTGTTATTCTGGGAAGAGGTGCAAATTGTGTTTTAAAGGGTAAAAACGTCCTGAGAGTAAAGATCGTGGCACCAATGACTGTGCGGCGTAATCAAACTCAGAAATGTCATGGTATGAATTTGGATGACGCAATGAAACATATGGTCAGTACCGATTCCAATAGAACAGCTTTTGTAAAAAGATATTTTAATTGTGATGCAAACGATCCTTCAAATTATGATTTGATTTTAAACACCGGAACCCTGTCTGTTGAAAAAGCAGTACAAATTATTAAGTGTGCAATTAATTAAAATTAAACAGTTAAATTTTTCATGACCTTTTTCATTTAAAGAAAGGCCTTTCTTAACAGTTGTTTGTTTTCCAATAGAGCAAGCCGCTGTTAAATATTATTTTTTAATTTGATAAGAATAGAACTGGAATAGATATTTTTTTATGCTTGTATTATCTGTTGCCGTTTATCGTTTTGGATATCAATGTTGACAAGTCCTTCATCTTCACGGGTTTTATTAAAAGTTCCTGGGCATTAATGGAATCCATCCACTCTTTTGTATAGGTTCTTTTAAACCCTGTGCAAATAATTACAGGAACATCAGGATTTCTTTTTTTTATTTCCTCAACTAACTTATCACCTGTTATCTCAGGCATTGTCAGATCTGTTATCACCAAGTCAAATTTATTTGGGTTGGTTTTGAATATCTCAAGGGCTTTAATACTGCTTGTACAGGCTGTGGTATCATATCCAAGTCTCTTAAGAAATTTTTGTTCCATGGCTACAATCTGTTCTTCATCATCTACCAGCAGAATATGCCCCGTTCCTTTTATACAATTGTTTTTAATAACCGGGAGTGATGAGTTGTCCGTGTTTGAATCAATAAGGGGTAGATATATGTGAAAACAGGTTCCTTTATAAGGTTTACTGATCACTTTAATGTCCCCTCCTGCCTTTTTAACGATTCCATGAGCAACTGCCAACCCCAGCCCAGTACCTTTTCCGGATTTTTTGGTTGTAAAATAAGGTTCAAATATTTTCAGAGCAATGTTTTTTTTCATTCCAATTCCTGTATCGGAAATTAACAATTCCAAATATCTGCCCGGTTTTAAATCCAAAAGATTATTTAAATCATCTTCTTTGATTTCTGATTCAAAAAGTTTTACTGTAAGTGTTCCACCTCGATCTTCCATGGCTTGATATGCATTGGTACACAGATTCATGATGACCTGATGAATCTGGGTTGAATCCGCCATAATGGGTCTGCAGTTCATATCAATTTGCTGAACTATATTTATGGTTGTTGGAATGGTTTTTTTTAAAAACTTAAGAGTTTCTTTTATAATAGGCTGAACCAGCACCGGGTTTGTTTCTTTTTCCGCTTTCCTGCTGAATGAGAGAATTTGATTGATCAGTTCTTTTGCCCTGTTTGATGCTTTAAGAATATTCATCAGATACTCATGGGTGTCACTGTTTTCAGCGGTATCCAAAAGCAGGATTTCAACATATCCTGTAATGGGGAAAAGAATATTGTTGAAATCATGAGCAATGCCACTTGCCAGAATACCTATGGCCTCCATTCTCTGGGTTCTGATAATATGGTCTTTCAGCCGGTTGTTTTCTTGTTCCACTGCTACTCTTTCGGTAATGTCTCCAACAACGACAATGAATCCTTCTGATAGATCAGATGAATTCAAAGGGCAGCTTCTGAGTGAGCAATGAAAAATTGTTCCATCTTTTTTTATGCATTGGCTTGTTAATTGAGATGGTTTTAATTCAGAAAAATCAGAATAAAGCGCTTTGCCTATTCTCAGATAACTGGAATCATTCTGGTAAAACATCCTGACGTTTTTACCGATCAAATCATCATAGTCATATCCAAACATTGTGTGCAAGGTTTCATTTGCCCAGTAAATTTTTCGTTGTTTAACCAGACAGATTCCTATAGGAGATGCCTGAGTTATAGCACTTAATTTTTGTTCATTTAATTTCAGTGATTGTTCAAAAGAACAATACCTTTGATAGCTGTTTTTGAATAAAAGTATGCCCCCTGTTAAAAAAATGAAAACAATAAAAAATAATGTATAATGCTCGTATCTTTCAGTTTCTTCAATGATTTCATCAAGCGCATTCATCGGGGAACAAATCGCTATAGACCAATTGGAATCAGCTGTTTTGACAGGTGCATATGCCACAAATTTTTCAATGTATCCTTTTTGTTCCCGATGCCAGCCCGAGGTATAGGTATCCGTACCTTCATGGCCCTGTATCATTTTTTGCTGAATTATTTCTATTTTTTTATATGAAAAAGCCGGGTTTTTTTTCTCTCTGGCACCAAAACTGCTTTTCCCTTCAAATTCTTTGACAGGATGCGTGAGAAAGTTACCTTTTGAATCCAGAATCCATGCATACCCGGTCTTGTCTGATATAATTGAATTTATAATTGAATTTAAAACATTCATCGGATCAAAAGATCCCACCAAAACACCTTTGATGTGGGGTGTGGCCTGATCATTGTCAAAAACAGGAATGGCGATTCTAATTCTCGGTTTATTTTCTTCATTGTAAAGAAGGCTGGAGATGGAAATTTTACCGGTTGCTATAGTTTTTTTATAAAATTTTTCTGTACCATAGTTTTTTCCAATCAATTCACGGCGAAATCCTTCACTGGGATAAATAAATGTCAAAATTCCATTAATACTTACAAACCTTATGGAGGTAACGTTCTGCAACTTATCATACAGTTTGTAAAACAAAGCATCTTGGGAGGATCTTGAAGATAGTATTTGGTTTGCGTTTGCCATAAAATACAGATTTGAAATAAAATGATCAAAATAGTTTTCAATTGCGGATGCCACCAATCTTGTCTGCATCAGCTGCTGAATACCAAACTGGCCGGCAGCCATGCTCCTTAATTTACGACGGCTGTTCAGGTTAATATATACTGCAATGATAATAACGCTGATTATGGTCAGGGTAATAAAGAGCAAAAATAATTTTGAAGACAGCTTCATTTTAGTTTTGCGGATTTTCATGATTTATTACCTTATCATTATATGCCTTTCTAAGAAGGCATATCATTTGTTCCGGTTAATACATTATTTGAGATTAAAAATTTTTAAAGTCATCATCGTCACAGGAAATCAACTGGTCGGACCGAATTTCTCTTTTGCCTGACTCCATGAGTGCTGTTTGTGTTTCATAATCGGGTTTTCTTGTTCTGTTTTTCGAACCGTTGACCACAATCACCAGCTCATGAACGAGGTATTTCATTTGTTCGGCCTGAGCATTGAGTTCTTCAGAAGTACTGGCAGACTCTTCCGCAGTTGCCGCATTCTGCTGTATCACCTTGTCAACCTCAGTTACGGCAATATTGAGCTGTTCAATACCCTCGGACTGTTCTTTTGACGCTGCGGTAATTTCATTCACCAGTTCACTGGCCTTGATTGAACTTTTCGCAACCCTGGAAAATGATTCATTATTGCTGACAACCATACCAGAACCTATATTTATCTTGTTTGTAATATCTTCAATAAGGTCGGTTGTGTTTTTTGCTGCATCAGCCGCACGCATGGCAAGATTTCTTACCTCATCTGCCACAACTGCAAAACCTGCTCCTGCATCCCCTGCCCGGGCGGCTTCAACAGCGGCATTAAGGGCCAGAAGATTAGTTTGAAATGCAATTTCATCAATGGTTTTAACTATTTTGGAGGTTTCTTCGCTTGATTTTGAAATTTCATCAATGGATTGGGTCAGCTGTCCCATGGATACGGAAGCCTGTTTTACCTCTTTGCTTACTTCCTGCATGATGGTGTTGGTCAATCCGGAATTTTCTGAATTTTGTTTGACCATGGACGATATTTGTTCAAGCGATGCAGATGTTTCCTCAATGGATGCGGCCTGTTCAGTCGACCCTTCCGCAAGGGATTGGCTGGCTGATGAAATTTGGCTGGATGCGGCGGAAACCTGTTGAGACCCGGTTTCAAGATTTTCAATGATTTGACTTAAATATTTTGTAATTCCGCGGGTAATGAAAAAAGAAAGAAATATTCCCAGTCCTGCAGCTGACAGTGTTGTCAGGCCAAGGAAAATACCGGCAAAAGATATTTGATCATTCATTTTTGCCTTTTGATTTGCCCTGGTATCACTGCATATTTTCTGAACCGCCCTGGCTGATGCCACCATTTGATCAGTTGCTGATACTTGTTGCTTTTTACAATGCACTACATTATCAAAAGCCGTTTTATATACCTCTAAAAAATTAATAATACTATTAATTTTCTGCTTTGATTCTTCAGACTGAACAACTGATCTTAAATTTTCAGCAAGCTCTATAATTTTTTTTGAAAATTTGGAAACCTTATCAATAGACACCATATCTTCTCTTAAAAGAAAATTTTTTTCCTGACGGCGGCATTGTAAAAGATTTTGAATAATTAAATTGGTATCATCTGCCCATTTAAGCCGTGAATTAAGGATTTCAGCAGATGCCCCGTCTTTTTGTAACACATAGTATTGCTCCCGCTGGATACAATGAATTTCAGCTGCGGTTTTTTCCATCAGCCGGGCACTTTGAACCATTTTATTATCAACACTTATAAATTTTTGGATTTTTTCGTTAAGGTTTACATAAGTTGAGAACCCTTGTTCATACTGATTTACTTGTGACAGGATATCATCCATCCTATTTTTATTTTCAAGGTCAGTAAATTCTTCTTTTGTTGACAGAATCTGTTGTTTAAGGGCCTTAATATTTTCGTTCACCTTTTCCAAATATGTTGTTTTTTCCCTGATAATATAATTTTTTTCGTGCCGTCGGGTTTCCAGCATTGTTTTAACCATTTGGTTCACGTCATCTGCAATATGCACCCTGTCCACAACACATGTATTGGTATAATAACCAGCATAAGCCACAAGGCCACATAGGATAATCAGCAGTCCTGCCAGACCCATAATCTTTGTTCCTAATTTCATATTTTTAAACATTGATTATTCCTTTATTTTAATCCTAATTTATATTGATTCCATCAGAATGCTCACTTCCCATATGATGGCCATACAAATTGCATACCATGTTTTATTTAAATATTAATATGCTAAGGGTTGAACATAAGGGACTTTTTGAATTTATTTAATTATATCAAATTATTAAGGTTTTATCTGTGCGGAATTGAACAAGTTGTTGATAGCATCCGGTTTAAAATAGGATGCTTAAATTGCTTTGACAGATGTCAGGATTATTTTCAAAGTGTAAATGATTTCTACTTTTGTTTGAATGATGTTGAAAAAAATATTCTAGTAGCAAGCAGGAAAGTTTCCAAAGCAATAACAACGATTAAAAGTATTTTTACAGGGCTTTAGCAGTTGCAAAAAAGAAGGGAAAAATGGTATTCAGTTAGAGTATAAATAATGGCAACAACCCGTAACAGCAGGTTATATATAATGAAACCGCAAGAGATTGAAGATTTAAGTTTTAAGATAATAGAAAAAGAAGTCGGGGACCACTCATTCAGTGATGATCAGTGGCCCATTGTCAGGCGAATGATTCATACATCGGCAGACTTTGAATATATTCAGACGATAAGGTTTTATCCTGATGCGGTCCAAAAAGGAATACAGGCTATTCAAAGGGGCTGTTATATCATTACAGACACCAATATGGCCCGTGTGGGAATCAGGAAAAAAGAAATTCATGAATTTGGCGGCAATGTTTCTTGCCTGATCGCAGAGGAAGCGGTTGCAAAAAAAGCAAAAGAGGCTGGTTCCACAAGGGCCTTGGCAGCTGTTGATATGGCGTGTGAACAGATGGAAGGCGGCATTTATGTGGTGGGTAATGCCCCAACCGCACTGTTAAGGTTGATAGAATTGATAAAGGAAAAAAAAGCAAATCCTGCCATGGTGATTGGATTTCCTGTGGGATTTGTGAATGCAGCTGAATCCAAGGATGAATTGATGGCACTTGATTTTCCCTACATTACCAACAAGGGAAGAAAAGGCGGATCAAATATTGCCGCAAGTATTGTCAATGCACTTGCCATAATGGCGGTTGAGGCCAGATAAACTGCTAGAATAAACAACTGGAGGATATTATCAAAGGTTTTGTTATTGGTGCCACCGGCAGCGGAACCGGGAAAACCACAATAAGTCTTGCTATTTTGTCATATCTTGCTGACATGGGAATTAAAGTGGCCCCGTTTAAGGTTGGGCCTGATTTTATTGATCCCGGCCACCATACCAAAATTGCAGGAAAAACAAGTATTAATCTGGATTCCTGGATGCTTTCCAAAGAATATAATACCCGGATTTTCAATGAAAACACAGCAGGTTATGATGTAGCTGTGATTGAAGGTGTTATGGGGCTTTTTGACGGATTTGACGGTCTTTCAGATGCAGGTTCCACCGCCCAAATGGCCAAATGGCTGGATTTGCCGGTGGTATTGATCGTCAGTGCCAGGGGAAAGGCCAGAAGTGCGGCTGCCATTGTCAAAGGCTTTGAAACTTTTGATCCCGAGTTGAAAATTGCCGGTGTCATATTCACCAAGACCGGAAGTCTGCGGCATTATGACTATTTGAAA belongs to Desulfobacula toluolica Tol2 and includes:
- a CDS encoding cytidylate kinase-like family protein; the protein is MPKSIQKRIDEQIKKWEMEKKEAKPIQEFINVITISRECGSQGCEVAERLCSETGLDLFDKKILEAMVDISKTNRGLLETLDERSMNIVDDIISNFVNEHHLWADEYSKLLLKILTTIGKHGNAVILGRGANCVLKGKNVLRVKIVAPMTVRRNQTQKCHGMNLDDAMKHMVSTDSNRTAFVKRYFNCDANDPSNYDLILNTGTLSVEKAVQIIKCAIN
- the gyrB gene encoding DNA topoisomerase (ATP-hydrolyzing) subunit B; this encodes MDKNKVTKEYSAGSIKVLEGLEAVRKRPSMYIGNVDIEGLHHLVYEVVDNSIDEAMAGHCDTIFVTIHPDNCVSVEDNGRGIPVAIHETENIPACEVVMTKLHAGGKFDKDSYKVSGGLHGVGISVVNALSLNLDMEVYKDGKIYHQSYSKGDKKTELVIKGDTVKRGTKITFIPDFEIMNENEFIYEIISRRMRELAFLNKGIRIIIEDERSAEKDDFHYEGGIVSFVEYLNRSCTALHDPIHIEGDKKDVQIEVSIQYNDTFKEKLYSYANNIRTIEGGAHVSGFKAALTRTVNSYISSGSNNLPKNMQNIKIGGDDMREGLAVIISVKLMEPQFEGQTKTKLGNNEIKGIVESLLNEKLGQYLEENPNVAKKIIAKAVDAARARDAAKRARELARKKGTLLDSSLPGKLAECQFADPAERELFLVEGDSAGGSAKQGRDRRFQAILPLKGKILNVEKARFDKILRSDEIKNIITVLGTGVGREEYDIEKVRYHKVVIMTDADVDGSHIRTLLLTFFYRQMPDLISKGYLYIAQPPLFRVGSRKSGVYLKNEEEYSNYLVKRIAGQKDMFIYGNKEPLLEEDFYFFLVNLSDYYNAVVLLKKRDMDTDLLLTLIKNGVKDKFFLEEKQNFISLSEDLTKHGYISGEIEYDPERNIFEMDIYEKEEKQPVLRVGREILATNDYKRMLKGYEKIKQFDKPPFSISAKQSDAEVKKEYPFDDIYSLFEFIMSEAKKGINIQRYKGLGEMNPDQLWETTMNPEKRIMLKVNIEDAEKADEIFTLLMGEEVEPRRNFIQKHALEVSSLDY
- the dnaN gene encoding DNA polymerase III subunit beta, with protein sequence MKFSFDKKEIVDVLSKIQGLTGRKTNLTITSDILIKAMESGITITANDLETVFLGTYKAEVEKEGILSINSKKFFEIIKEYPENKIFVNEIENRWVEIGEGDSIYHIVSSDYKNFPETPVIENIEFIEIDSKNLKKMVDVSGIVNYSGDEKRIYVMGSLIEKISTDSDEKLRIVSTDSKRLHCCDTTFKGNLHLPDESVIVPKKGLSELNKFIDTGKDDIKVGIKDNYFIFQNKNESIMIKLLEGEFPEYKPVLNYEDMIPIEMDRRMFSTLMKRVSILTSDDYKSVILNFKNNELVVTITNPEIGESKERMMVSYSNEEIKSAFNPKYFIDALSIFEDSIIVVNIKDNKSPCIIKSIDDDKLICVIMAMHIS
- a CDS encoding precorrin-8X methylmutase — protein: MKPQEIEDLSFKIIEKEVGDHSFSDDQWPIVRRMIHTSADFEYIQTIRFYPDAVQKGIQAIQRGCYIITDTNMARVGIRKKEIHEFGGNVSCLIAEEAVAKKAKEAGSTRALAAVDMACEQMEGGIYVVGNAPTALLRLIELIKEKKANPAMVIGFPVGFVNAAESKDELMALDFPYITNKGRKGGSNIAASIVNALAIMAVEAR
- a CDS encoding methyl-accepting chemotaxis protein; amino-acid sequence: MFKNMKLGTKIMGLAGLLIILCGLVAYAGYYTNTCVVDRVHIADDVNQMVKTMLETRRHEKNYIIREKTTYLEKVNENIKALKQQILSTKEEFTDLENKNRMDDILSQVNQYEQGFSTYVNLNEKIQKFISVDNKMVQSARLMEKTAAEIHCIQREQYYVLQKDGASAEILNSRLKWADDTNLIIQNLLQCRRQEKNFLLREDMVSIDKVSKFSKKIIELAENLRSVVQSEESKQKINSIINFLEVYKTAFDNVVHCKKQQVSATDQMVASARAVQKICSDTRANQKAKMNDQISFAGIFLGLTTLSAAGLGIFLSFFITRGITKYLSQIIENLETGSQQVSAASSQISSASQSLAEGSTEQAASIEETSASLEQISSMVKQNSENSGLTNTIMQEVSKEVKQASVSMGQLTQSIDEISKSSEETSKIVKTIDEIAFQTNLLALNAAVEAARAGDAGAGFAVVADEVRNLAMRAADAAKNTTDLIEDITNKINIGSGMVVSNNESFSRVAKSSIKASELVNEITAASKEQSEGIEQLNIAVTEVDKVIQQNAATAEESASTSEELNAQAEQMKYLVHELVIVVNGSKNRTRKPDYETQTALMESGKREIRSDQLISCDDDDFKNF
- a CDS encoding hybrid sensor histidine kinase/response regulator translates to MKIRKTKMKLSSKLFLLFITLTIISVIIIAVYINLNSRRKLRSMAAGQFGIQQLMQTRLVASAIENYFDHFISNLYFMANANQILSSRSSQDALFYKLYDKLQNVTSIRFVSINGILTFIYPSEGFRRELIGKNYGTEKFYKKTIATGKISISSLLYNEENKPRIRIAIPVFDNDQATPHIKGVLVGSFDPMNVLNSIINSIISDKTGYAWILDSKGNFLTHPVKEFEGKSSFGAREKKNPAFSYKKIEIIQQKMIQGHEGTDTYTSGWHREQKGYIEKFVAYAPVKTADSNWSIAICSPMNALDEIIEETERYEHYTLFFIVFIFLTGGILLFKNSYQRYCSFEQSLKLNEQKLSAITQASPIGICLVKQRKIYWANETLHTMFGYDYDDLIGKNVRMFYQNDSSYLRIGKALYSDFSELKPSQLTSQCIKKDGTIFHCSLRSCPLNSSDLSEGFIVVVGDITERVAVEQENNRLKDHIIRTQRMEAIGILASGIAHDFNNILFPITGYVEILLLDTAENSDTHEYLMNILKASNRAKELINQILSFSRKAEKETNPVLVQPIIKETLKFLKKTIPTTINIVQQIDMNCRPIMADSTQIHQVIMNLCTNAYQAMEDRGGTLTVKLFESEIKEDDLNNLLDLKPGRYLELLISDTGIGMKKNIALKIFEPYFTTKKSGKGTGLGLAVAHGIVKKAGGDIKVISKPYKGTCFHIYLPLIDSNTDNSSLPVIKNNCIKGTGHILLVDDEEQIVAMEQKFLKRLGYDTTACTSSIKALEIFKTNPNKFDLVITDLTMPEITGDKLVEEIKKRNPDVPVIICTGFKRTYTKEWMDSINAQELLIKPVKMKDLSTLISKTINGNR